One part of the Lycium ferocissimum isolate CSIRO_LF1 chromosome 8, AGI_CSIRO_Lferr_CH_V1, whole genome shotgun sequence genome encodes these proteins:
- the LOC132066656 gene encoding wax ester synthase/diacylglycerol acyltransferase 11-like, whose product MTVEVEGKRKFSLERMRCRATVLMNLRPALGVQAVAEMIEKNAIVIQGNCFSFSLIPLTIVELEDPLDYVRKAKTSMDRKKHSLESRCTFYSLHFFLKFFGLRGATTLCERILSRTTLIFSNVIGPLEEVSWSGHPLTFVAPTCYGHPTGLMVHACSYAKKLTFVIAVEEGMIPDPNQLGDDFVDSFMLIVEAALSNKIENHS is encoded by the exons ATGACAGTAGAAGTTGAAGGTAAGAGGAAATTTTCGCTGGAACGAATGAGGTGCAGAGCGACTgttttaatgaatttgagacCGGCTTTAGGAGTTCAA GCTGTAGCTGAAATGATTGAGAAGAACGCCATAGTGATACAAGGAAATTGTTTCAGCTTTAGCTTAATTCCCTTAACTATAGTTGAATTAGAGGATCCTCTGGATTATGTTCGCAAAGCTAAGACATCAATGGATCGAAAGAAGCATTCTCTTGAGTCTCGATGCACCTTTTATAGTTTACACTTCTTCCTCAAGTTCTTTGGCTTAAGG GGTGCGACAACACTTTGTGAAAGAATTCTATCCCGAACAACACTAATCTTTTCAAACGTAATTGGTCCGCTTGAAGAAGTTTCTTGGTCAGGTCATCCATTGACATTTGTTGCCCCAACATGTTATGGACATCCCACT GGGCTAATGGTTCATGCGTGTAGCTATGCCAAGAAGTTAACATTTGTTATAGCAGTTGAAGAAGGAATGATCCCAGATCCTAATCAGCTTGGCGATGATTTTGTCGATTCATTCATGCTTATCGTCGAGGCTGCCCTCTCAAACAAAATTGAGAACCATAGTTAA